The genome window TATTTTTCTCACGTTACGACACTCCCGAAAGCGAatcaatttctttgctttctCAACCTCACGATTGGCGAATTTATcggttgtttctttttttttatttttttttctcaatcacAGGTTATAAAATAAGTGTGCGTACTCATCACGGCGCGGCGGCAACCAAAAAAACACGCGTGACAGCTCCGCTGAGCAATGACAAACGATCGCTTTTTACCCCTACCACTTCGGAACCCTCAACCGCGTATAAGTACACTACTATTCgtggattttcaaatttctcacGAAGCTCACTCTTCTGAACGTTGTTTCGCGTGGACATATGCGTGCGCAGCTTTTTTCAACAGTACCAAACCGAACCGTAGGCGTCAGATTCGTGgtcgttttttttgcttttatttctttcttactCCCTTTTTTTGGTATATCactgattatttttatggtgccaaactcgaattttttttgttttctctgaCGTGAACAGAATAGCTCTCGGAGTTGAACGCGCGATATACTGTTCCGGCAGCAGCGATCAATGTCGCGCTTCGCGCTCCGATTGTTCTGGTATTAGACGGTAGCGGCGCTCACTCCTTAACGTTGAGTTAACGCCATCTTGCGTAGTCGTGGGTTTTACCCACGCGGCCACAAGCAAATATCTCCGTCGGCAAGGACTTCGCGATATATGTATTTCTCATTTAAAATTTACAACGATCCTTTCTTTGGTTacagttaaaaatttgttattcTGACGAATTTCATATGTATAAATATCGACAAAGACATATGGAGCGGTTTTTGGaatagggagaaaaaaaacaatttggactacttaaaattattttgaatctATACTTTTGGCGCGCAAACACTTGTTTTCACGATTCGCGTGTCAACACACTGCGCCGAAAATACGCGGCCACCGCGGCCTAGATATTTAGTCTTATCAAACAATTATTTCGTCAAATATGGCATCAGTTATTTCAGCTTCGAGAACTATTATATCTAatccaacaaaaaaacatactgccacattgttttttttccatggttcaggtgagaaaatatatttgtttgtCCATCACGAATCCCGATTCCATAAGCgtgggagcgagagagatagctatGAAAACAGGCAGttcattttgtttcattccaaattgataaaatttattcaacaacaaaaaaattaaggactTTTTTGCCCAGATTCCTCATCGTCAGATCCAAATTTTGACTCAATTCGTGGTGTTGTTTCGATCTATTTGCAAATCTCGTTCCGAGATGaacaaatgaaacaaattacGTCTATaagaacaaaattattttaatttctttttcgtaaatttcagATGACTTCTCTCGAGCACACAATTTTCTTTCACTGATAATGATGATATATTATTATCCCACGTGGCTTctgcaaattaaaaagatGAAATCAGCTTTGGTAATATTGCAGATGTAAATTCTTACCGCTCTTACTTTTCAGGAAGTACAGGCAGCGATGTTGAGGCTTGGATTTCCAGTCTCATTACATTCAAGTTTAGATTCCCTCACATAAAAGTTGTGTATCCGACAGCTCCGTCGCAACCGTACACACCTTTACGTGgcatggtaaaaaaaaaaaatcaatacttACATTACCGTTGTTTGTCTGCTTGCGTTTGAGATGTTCAATTGGGACAATAGAACTTAGCAGAGGGgtgtaaacaaatttttgcAGTTCTTAGTCCCTCTAAAATACCTCAGAAATGAACAAATTGCAGCGGAGTAACGTGTGGTTCGACAGAAGCGCAGTCGCTATCGGCGCACCAGAAATAAAATCCTCTATTGACTTTATGTGCGAAGCAATATCAGAGCTGATAGAAAAAGAAGTAGCGAATGGAATTCCACTCCGACGTATAGTGGTCGGTGGTTTTTCAATGGGTGGCGCATTGTCCCTTCATGTGGCTTATCGccagaaaaaatcattcgccGGCTGTTTCGTTATGTCTTCTTTTTTGAACAACAATTCTCTAGTTTACGAGGTATGAAATCTTTTGACAAAGCAATTACCGTAACTTAATAAATACTTCATAAATTTATTCTAATCAGGCTCTAAAGACAGAAAATGGACAAAGCATTACGCCAttgcttcaatttcatggGACGAGCGATGATCTTGTGCCATTGAAATGGGGCGTTACTACCCACAATACTCTCAAAAGCTTAGGGGTAAAGGGTACTTTGAAAACAATCGACAATGTTGGACACGAGCTAGTCCGCGAAGAAATTGAACAACTCAAAGAATGGCTGGCCAATGTTGTGCCAGAAATTGATTAATAGTAAAATACATGATATTGTTGCATCGACACAGtacaagttgaaaaatttgtacaaaTTGTTCCACATTTTTAATCTTGAATCGagctataaataaatatatactgaaaaaaatacaaacttcGATGTGTTACACAGCATCTTACTTCGATctacaaaaatatcgatataGCATTGAGTTTGTGTTCACTGTAAAATTGCACAATGTCATATTCATTCGGGTTATTGAATAAATgatctacatttttttaaggatcACTACGCATTCACTTTGCTTTTGCTCTAAAATAGATTCATTATCTTTGTTTCATTGTTATTGAAACGATTCGCTAGGCaacttgaaatattttataaatatgaagttGGCAAATTCAAAATAACAAGTCCAAAAAGAAACTTAAGCAATGTGAAGGGTCGCTTTGCACGAATGAAGCTGTGGCAGCACACATTTAAATAGTCTGAAAAATAgagattaattttttaaaaggcTTGATGGTACAATAGCATCgtgaaattcaagacacgcttcaatgatatttttttcatgaaaaatactctGTTGCGTCTTGGCATGGATTCCATAGGGTAAGGAGAAAATACgcgacgaaaaaatcattcttgaGAGACGTTCATTCAAGGACTGGTAAGGACAAAGGTCTCCTTGATGACGAGTGCTCTGAGGGCGCTGGGGAACCCAGTTCCACATCTACAGATATACATAACACGTGTACAAATCCTCGTCCTCTTAGCCAGAGTACTTCAGCTTCAGTAGTTTGCATACACGAATCTCGTATAGAAGCTGTTACGAGTGTCCCTTGAAACGATATAAAGACAGAGGATGAGGCTGAGTACGAAACTACTTCGAAGTATGTAGTGTGGGACTCTTCAACACCTTTTTCTATCTAACTCCCTTCCCCCTTATTCTTCTGTGCTCTCGTTTCCGACACTTTTCGCGGTTAATAATGTCTAACCTGTGAATggagcagagaaaaaaaagagggatgAGCTAACCGAACGGAAAAGCAGACGAGAAATCTGGAAAAAGgaccaaaaatttatttttccccaATTTCTAATTTGTATCCACGGAGACACGAAATATCGTCCATTCGTCGGCCTGAGAATTGACATTGTCAATATTCTGTATCCGCATctaaacattaaaaaatgttctaggGACTTTGTCATCCTTTTtcacaaataaaaacaatttttgaaaaggGATTGGGTAAAAAATCGATAGTTTGAAATTGACAGAAGGAAAAATGATGttaagaatgagagagaagtCTATACAACCGTCGTATATTCGTAATGAAAAAAGGGGGTCAAACCGATAACATCGATTTCGTTGgtgtgctgtttttttttttcctactaaAAACGCCAGCGTGCAAACGAACCATTATTACGGACACACACGCTTCTCGGCATGGGAACGAGCAGGAAAGGTATATCCGCGTCGGCataacgacgatgacgacgtcAATGATTCTCGTCAAAGAGTTTCGAGTCACGAAAGAGTTTTCGTTACCTGCTCTTTCGGCACGAAAGGGTTTGCTTAAACTTTGCACGAGTACATCTCGCGATTTGGCTCCATATACGCGGATCGATATGAATTTCATTTGCGTTACACTATAAACAGGGACTCTGTGAACTTTAGGCATTTCTACAAATGGCAAAAGTTGCACTAACCAAAAAAGTATGTCGCGCTGCACGCGTGTGCCTGCATCAAAATCACACTCGCTTTGGCAAACCTCAAAACTTCATTACACGTTGGCActcatcgaattttcgaattcgattgattttcagatatttttaAATCCATTTTGTAACGGAATAAGGTCAATCCATACATGCTCCAGGGTATTTTGATTCTAGTGAAAAATAGACTGTTTAGCGAcagaacaaaatttttctgttGTTCCCTAATTAGGACGAACGTTTTCTGATACAAGCTGCATGGCGTTCgttgacatgtttttttttgttttgcatATTCTTTCGAGTCTCGAGGCGGCACCCTGGGTCCGCTCTGTGTGTAGAGGGATATTTGTATACAGTAATTGAGTCGTGTACAAACGTGAACATGGAGATGATATATATGGTAGCAATGgaagaataataaaacaagagaGGAAACGTTTTCTCGCTTGCGGAGCAAACGGAAGCAGCCCCTCGACGCCGTGCGGGTTGCGCAGTGGCACCTGTTTCGGGGTTCGCTCTCTCCTGCAGCCTGCAGTCGGTGCTGCCGTATACGACGCGTAACGTTCGCATCCTTTGTATTCTTATCATCCTGCGTGTTTCTGTGCTCATATTGCgatcgaaagtttcaatttagTGCAAATTGGGTCGAATCGATACACAAGATTTTGGTTACATTGTAATTGGGGCTATCTCTTCGcaaagcaaaaaaataaaacgcgatcatttgaaaatacacaaaaactGTAGCGAGCAACTGCACGAATTTCCGAGACGTTCCATATTTTATTCGCGGTAAAATAAATgctacaagaaaaaaaacaaaacaagttTGTGTTTgtgttcattttcattattgatTCGTTTCTTTTGAGTCATCAACTTTGTCTTTATATTGCTTCTTGATGCATTGACTTTTCTTGAATATCTTATTGATGATTGGTTTATTTCgatttgaaatggaaatttCAGACATAAAGTGTTCAGACTGAGTTCCGGCAACAATCAAAATTTAATATGCCTGCGTGTGCGATCGATCCGCAACAGAgtgttctttctctttctttcgcttTCTCGATAAACGCTCGCTCACTTCTATCGTCTTTACACTCGCATACAGGATGAGCGTCAAcgggaaatattttattcgcgaTTATAATCATGATTGACCTTATTATGCGTGATATTAACGCGGATCATTGAACCATTGTATAATACGAATATTCCAGATCGtttctttttatatattcttcatttttattttttaacgcACGACCGGATTCGCGACCGAGTTGCTCGTATTAGACGAGTTTTCACGAGTGCGCGAGCtactcagatttttttttcttttgttgcaCCTCTTGTGACACTTGTATTCTTCTTTCAATTGATATTCCAACTGTGATGAACTCGTATAGAATGTACGCTCGTAATAACAATGCTGGACGTTGTATTGGATTGCTGccgtttcttttctttttcatatatTCGATACCCTCCGTGTATCCTCGTTAATGTTTCACCCAGTAATAAATGTTCATTCGGATCACTCGATGGTTATAGACAATTTTCGAAAGACTCGTTTTGGGGACCaacaa of Venturia canescens isolate UGA chromosome 6, ASM1945775v1, whole genome shotgun sequence contains these proteins:
- the LOC122412629 gene encoding lysophospholipase-like protein 1, with amino-acid sequence MASVISASRTIISNPTKKHTATLFFFHGSGSTGSDVEAWISSLITFKFRFPHIKVVYPTAPSQPYTPLRGMRSNVWFDRSAVAIGAPEIKSSIDFMCEAISELIEKEVANGIPLRRIVVGGFSMGGALSLHVAYRQKKSFAGCFVMSSFLNNNSLVYEALKTENGQSITPLLQFHGTSDDLVPLKWGVTTHNTLKSLGVKGTLKTIDNVGHELVREEIEQLKEWLANVVPEID